TAAATAATCAATATTTGTTTTTGTTTTATCCTTGAAAGCTTCAATTAACTGTTTTTTTAATTCTAAATCCTTCATTTATTTTAATTTTAACGTCACTAATTAGATAGCAAATTACGAAAATATTTTGTGAAATTTCAAAAATATAAATTTCACTTTGATATTGTTGATATTTATTCTAACAAATTAATGTAACTTCGGCTTTTATAAATAATAAATATATATGATTATGAAAAGGATATTAGTGTTAGTTGTTGCATGTTTTTTTATTTCTTCTTTAGTTTTAGCTCAAACTTATAGAGGAGAGGAAGCCAATAATATTGTAAAAGGTAGCAATACTGTAAAAATTGATGAGCAGGGGAGTATTCAATTTATTCGCCTCAATAAAGTTGTTTCTGAAAATAATCATCTCAAATGGTTAAAAAACTCTCTTGATTTAAAACAAAATGAGGATTTAATTTTTTATAAAAAAGAAAATGATCAATATGAATTTTCTCACTATAGATACAAGCAATATTACAATAATTTGGAAGTAGAGTTTGGAGTGTATTATGCCCACATAAAAAATAATAGACTAATTTCGGCAAACGGTACATTTTTTAAGGATATAAATATAAATACAACTCCTTCAATTACTGAGGAAAATGCTTTTAATACAGCAATGAATTCACTGCTTCCCAATGCAAAAATAAGGGAGGATACAAAACAAGAATATTTTAAACATTCAAATCCTAAACTTATAATATTTTCATCAAAAAACAATTATTATCTAGCTTACAAATTTGATATTTATCTTCCTGCACAAATAATTAGAAATGATGTGTATGTTGATGCACACAGTGGAGAGCTTATTGAAAAAATAAACAAAATACATAGAGCAAATGCACAAGGTACAGCAATAACAATGTACAATGGAACACAAACAATTACAACAGATAGTCTTGGAACTTATTATGCTTTAAGTGAAACAGGAAGAGGTTATGGAATAGAAACATTGGATATGAATAAAGGTACCATATATCAAAATGCAGATCCTTTTACAAATACAACAAATTACTGGGACGATACAACAAATCAAGACCATATTGCTTTAGATGTTCATTTTGGAGCAGAATCGACCTTTGATTATTTTTATAATACATTTAACAGAAGCTCTTTTAGTGGTTTTGGTTCAAAAATATTCAATTATGTTCATTATGGAACTAATCTAGCTTTTGCAATGTGGGACGGTTTGCGATTTGCTTTTGGCGATGGTGATAATACTTATAATCCTTATACTTCCTTAAATTTATATGCACATGAATTTACTCACGCAATTATAGAATATACTGCAAATCTATCATATACAGGTGAAACAGGAGCACTCCAAGAATCATTTTGTGATATCTTTGGAATTTGTGTTGACCAATATATAAATCCAACAACATTTAATTATAGTTTTGGAGAACAGGTTACTAAAACATCACAGCCTTTAAGAAATTTTGTGTCTCCAAAAACTTTAAACCATCCTGACACTTATTTAGGGCAATATTGGCATTCAGGTTTTGGGGGTGAAAATATTAACTCAAATATTCAAAATCATTGGTTTTTCTTATTGGCGGAAGGTACAAGTGGGGTAAATGACAATGGAGATACCTTTAATATAACAGGAATTGGAATTGTTGATGCATCAAAAATAACTTATCGTTGTTTAACCAACTATTTAACACCAATTAGTGATTACGATGATGCACGATTTTATTCCATTCAATCAGCAATTGATATTTTTGGAAATTGCTCACAACAAGTAACCTCTACAACTGATGCGTGGTATGCCGTAGGTATAGGTAAGGGATTTCAATTTGATACTTTAAAAGCAAAATTTGTTGTTCCATTAAGATATTTTTGCAAACCACCATCTTCTGTTCCTTTTATAAATCAAAGTACAAATGCATCAAATTATCTTTGGGATTTTGGTGATGGAGATACAAGTTATTCTGTTAATCCAACTCATATTTATCAGGACTCAGGATACTATACAATTTCATTAAGTGTTTGGGATACCTCATATTTGTGCTCTCAAAATGATACGGAAACTTATGTTCTTTATAGTCATATCTATATTCAAGACTCTGCTAATGTTGATTTTCTAGTAAGCAACGATTCTGTTTCTGCAGGTTGTGATCTTATTACTTTAACAGACATTTCAGATAGTTGTGTACAAAATTGGAATTGGATAATTAGCCCTTCCACTTATACGGTTATGAGCCCTTCAGCAAATTTCCCTACAATTGATGTCAGACTTGATGATACAGGAACTTATTCTATAAAATTAGTTGTAGATTTTGGGATAACATCTGACTCAATAATAAAAACAAATTATTTGCATACTGATTTTCTTGCAGGATTTGATTTTGATGCAACTAATAAAAATCCCATAGTTGGCAAAGATACAGTAGTGCTTTTAGATACTTCTCAATGTTCTTACAGCAGAAATTGGCTGATATCACCAAATACTTATACAGTAGTTCCCTCAAGTAATATTAAAGGAATTAAGGTGGTTTTTAATAATGTCGGCAACTACAACATTAGCATGGTTACAAGTTACGGCTCATATATCGATACTGTTGTTAAAAATAATTATATCAAAGTAATTTCATATTGTACACCCGTTGTTATTAATTTGAATCCTGATATTGGAATAAGTAATTTTACAATGGGCAATATCAATAATAACACAGTAATTGGAAATTATGCATATACCTATTATCCGCTTATTAATAATAGAGGATATAATCTTTTAGATAGCATTCCTTTTTCTTTAAGCCGAAATTCAACTAATAATAATATGAATCGAAAAGTATGGGTTGATTGGAATATTGACGGAGATTTTGATGATCAAGGTGAACTTGTTTCCTATGAGCCTAGTGCCACTACAAACACATTTCATGATACAATTGTTGTGCCTGCTACTGCTACTTTTGGAACAACAACCTTAAGAATTGGTACAAGCATTTTAGGTATGTCGAATAAAGCTTGTGGTGCAAATATGTATGGTGAATTTGAGGATTACAGATTAAAAATTACCCTTGCGGATTTTATTGAAATTTATTTGAAAGGACAAGATGTAATTAATATTGAACAATGTTCAAATTATATTGATGCAGGTTATACATACACTAGTATAGCTCCGATAACCTCATTTGATACCATAACAAATCTTGATATTTCAACTACAGGAACATATTATTACAAATATAAATTAACAGATTCATTAAATAACACAAAAACTATCAAACGAATTATTAATGTTTTCCCAAAAATTGACCTTTCAACCGAGTTTGCTTTATTGGGAAACGAGCATGATACCGTTAGTATTTATACCACATATTTTGATCCCGGTTATCAAACAAATATGACTTGTAATGTTATTGATAGTGTAGTAATTATTGGAAGCGTTGATACAAGTAAATTGGGTGTTTACACCTTAAATTATTATGCTTATAGCCCAAACAATTTTATTGTTCGTACAAGGTTTGTTCATGTTGTTGACAATGTTGACCCTCTTATTTCTCTAAACGGTTCATCATATATTAGTGTTGAAGTAAACAGTTCTTTTACAGATCCCGGAGTAACCGTTAGTGACAATTATTGCGATTCAAGTAGCATTACAGTTGTTGTAGTTGGAAGTGTTGACACTTCAAAAATTGCTGAATATACTTTAAATTATTTAGCTACCGATTGTAAAGGAAATGGGCCTGTAACTGTTTCAAGAATTGTGAAAGTAGAGGACACTCAAGCACCTCAAATTACATCAGCCTTGTATAATGATAAGGATACAATTGACGTAGAAGTATTTAATAAACTGATTTTACCTATTTTTACAATTGCTGATAATTATTCAACTGTGTTCGATATTGATACCTCAGGTTCTTTTGTTTCAACTTTTCCTGATCTTATTAGTAATAATTTAGGAACATATAATATTATAATTTCTGTAACAGATAGTTCTTTAAATACAGCAACATTCGAATTGATTGTTAAAGTTGTTGATACAGAAGCTCCTGTTATTACACTTTATGGCTCAAGTGTTTTAAATATTTTTAGATTTGATACCATTAAAGTTGACTCCTTTAGTGTTAGCGATAATTACGATAAAAATGTTGTAGTTATTAGAGGTGGTGATTACATTACAGATTATCTTGTATATTTTAAAACCGGATTTTATACTTTAAAATATGATGCAGTTGACCAATCAGGAAATAATGCAATGCAAGAAAAACGTTTTATTAATGTTGAAAAAGGAGGGTCAATTGATAACGAAAACGCTTTAAAAGGATTTAAAGTGTATCCTAATCCAACAAATGGAAAACTTACTATTGAGAAATCAATTAAAGCTCTTGAGATTCAAAATATAGAAGTTTATAATTCAATTGGTGAAAATATTCAATCAATACAATTTATTAATAATCAGGAAAAAACTGAAATCAATTTGGAAGGTTGCGGTAAAGGTTTATATTTTATCAGAATATTTACCTTAAAAGATAACTATGAATTTAAAATAATTTATCGATAAAATATTTTTGAACTAATCCGTAGTGCCTCTAAGAAAACTATCAAATTTTATGATTTCTAAGATTTTTTACCTGCCTTTGCCGTCAGGCAGGTGAGATTTTTATTTTTTGAGACGAGGCGATGCCTTAGCATCAGTGAGTTGAGAAAGATAAAAATATCGCAAAAAGATAGGAATCTAATTTTGCAGAGTTTTCTTAGAGACACTACGTAGAGAAAATCTTAATTTTTCTTTGCGGATAACCCAATAACTCCCTTTAAATATGATAAAATATTGTGGATTAATAACTGATATATTTATTTTTGCCCGATGAAAAATACCTTTGGACATATATATAGTCTGTTTTTAA
The DNA window shown above is from Bacteroidota bacterium and carries:
- a CDS encoding M4 family metallopeptidase, which codes for MKRILVLVVACFFISSLVLAQTYRGEEANNIVKGSNTVKIDEQGSIQFIRLNKVVSENNHLKWLKNSLDLKQNEDLIFYKKENDQYEFSHYRYKQYYNNLEVEFGVYYAHIKNNRLISANGTFFKDININTTPSITEENAFNTAMNSLLPNAKIREDTKQEYFKHSNPKLIIFSSKNNYYLAYKFDIYLPAQIIRNDVYVDAHSGELIEKINKIHRANAQGTAITMYNGTQTITTDSLGTYYALSETGRGYGIETLDMNKGTIYQNADPFTNTTNYWDDTTNQDHIALDVHFGAESTFDYFYNTFNRSSFSGFGSKIFNYVHYGTNLAFAMWDGLRFAFGDGDNTYNPYTSLNLYAHEFTHAIIEYTANLSYTGETGALQESFCDIFGICVDQYINPTTFNYSFGEQVTKTSQPLRNFVSPKTLNHPDTYLGQYWHSGFGGENINSNIQNHWFFLLAEGTSGVNDNGDTFNITGIGIVDASKITYRCLTNYLTPISDYDDARFYSIQSAIDIFGNCSQQVTSTTDAWYAVGIGKGFQFDTLKAKFVVPLRYFCKPPSSVPFINQSTNASNYLWDFGDGDTSYSVNPTHIYQDSGYYTISLSVWDTSYLCSQNDTETYVLYSHIYIQDSANVDFLVSNDSVSAGCDLITLTDISDSCVQNWNWIISPSTYTVMSPSANFPTIDVRLDDTGTYSIKLVVDFGITSDSIIKTNYLHTDFLAGFDFDATNKNPIVGKDTVVLLDTSQCSYSRNWLISPNTYTVVPSSNIKGIKVVFNNVGNYNISMVTSYGSYIDTVVKNNYIKVISYCTPVVINLNPDIGISNFTMGNINNNTVIGNYAYTYYPLINNRGYNLLDSIPFSLSRNSTNNNMNRKVWVDWNIDGDFDDQGELVSYEPSATTNTFHDTIVVPATATFGTTTLRIGTSILGMSNKACGANMYGEFEDYRLKITLADFIEIYLKGQDVINIEQCSNYIDAGYTYTSIAPITSFDTITNLDISTTGTYYYKYKLTDSLNNTKTIKRIINVFPKIDLSTEFALLGNEHDTVSIYTTYFDPGYQTNMTCNVIDSVVIIGSVDTSKLGVYTLNYYAYSPNNFIVRTRFVHVVDNVDPLISLNGSSYISVEVNSSFTDPGVTVSDNYCDSSSITVVVVGSVDTSKIAEYTLNYLATDCKGNGPVTVSRIVKVEDTQAPQITSALYNDKDTIDVEVFNKLILPIFTIADNYSTVFDIDTSGSFVSTFPDLISNNLGTYNIIISVTDSSLNTATFELIVKVVDTEAPVITLYGSSVLNIFRFDTIKVDSFSVSDNYDKNVVVIRGGDYITDYLVYFKTGFYTLKYDAVDQSGNNAMQEKRFINVEKGGSIDNENALKGFKVYPNPTNGKLTIEKSIKALEIQNIEVYNSIGENIQSIQFINNQEKTEINLEGCGKGLYFIRIFTLKDNYEFKIIYR